In the bacterium genome, one interval contains:
- the galK gene encoding galactokinase, giving the protein MSNQQRYHAIFSITTRADMPGATTFDDAMMAFGAAFGAGPEAIVAAPGRVNLIGEHTDYNGGLALPMAVDARVYVLASRRVDDRVEAISREFGERGEFAIRDPSPVGAWHDAVRGAIAGAIEAGRHVTGANVFIASDVPAGSGLSSSAATCVGLVMALDALFGKARSASDVAFAARLIEHTHLGVPCGILDPLAIAAAREGCAMRLDCRDLSRRFVAIPKNAVFVVGDTGAPRRLSAGAYHERVRECADACVLLDEAGERVASLRDATVEMLMHHRDAMPDHIFRRARHVVTENTRVDEAARALETGDLLRFGALMNQSHASLANDYEVSSPALDAMVDAMRKTLGALGARLTGAGFGGSAVALCAGEPAAEALDACAYAYRESAGGMSAGEGAGRLFVARASAGALLLTHEGRPMP; this is encoded by the coding sequence ATGTCGAACCAGCAACGGTATCACGCGATTTTTTCGATCACAACGCGGGCGGATATGCCGGGCGCGACGACCTTCGATGACGCGATGATGGCCTTCGGCGCGGCGTTCGGCGCGGGCCCCGAGGCGATCGTCGCCGCGCCGGGCCGCGTCAATCTCATCGGCGAACACACCGATTACAACGGCGGCCTGGCGCTGCCGATGGCCGTGGACGCGCGCGTTTACGTGCTGGCCTCGCGCCGCGTGGACGATCGCGTGGAAGCGATCAGCCGCGAGTTCGGCGAGCGCGGCGAGTTCGCCATCAGAGATCCGTCTCCCGTGGGTGCGTGGCACGACGCGGTGCGCGGCGCGATCGCCGGCGCGATCGAGGCGGGCCGGCATGTCACCGGCGCGAATGTCTTCATCGCGAGCGACGTGCCGGCGGGCAGCGGCCTGTCGTCGTCCGCGGCGACGTGCGTCGGACTGGTGATGGCGCTTGACGCGCTATTCGGCAAGGCGCGAAGCGCAAGCGACGTCGCCTTCGCCGCGCGCCTCATCGAGCACACGCACCTGGGCGTGCCGTGCGGCATCCTCGATCCGCTCGCGATCGCGGCCGCGCGTGAGGGATGCGCGATGCGGCTTGACTGCCGCGATCTGTCGCGGCGATTCGTCGCGATACCGAAGAATGCGGTTTTTGTCGTCGGCGACACCGGCGCGCCCCGCCGTCTTTCGGCGGGGGCGTATCACGAGCGCGTGCGCGAATGCGCGGATGCTTGCGTTCTGCTGGACGAAGCCGGAGAGCGCGTTGCGTCGCTGCGCGATGCGACGGTCGAGATGCTCATGCATCATCGGGACGCGATGCCCGATCACATCTTCCGCCGCGCGCGACACGTCGTCACGGAAAATACGCGCGTGGACGAAGCCGCGCGCGCACTCGAAACCGGCGATCTGTTGCGTTTCGGCGCGCTCATGAACCAAAGCCACGCGTCGCTCGCGAACGACTACGAGGTTTCGAGCCCCGCGCTCGACGCGATGGTCGACGCGATGCGGAAAACGCTTGGCGCGCTCGGCGCGCGGTTGACCGGCGCGGGGTTCGGCGGATCGGCGGTGGCGCTGTGCGCGGGCGAACCGGCGGCCGAGGCGCTCGATGCGTGCGCGTACGCGTACCGGGAAAGCGCGGGCGGCATGTCGGCGGGTGAGGGTGCGGGGCGGCTTTTTGTCGCACGGGCGTCGGCCGGCGCGCTTCTGTTGACGCACGAAGGCCGGCCGATGCCATGA